A window of the Serinus canaria isolate serCan28SL12 chromosome 27, serCan2020, whole genome shotgun sequence genome harbors these coding sequences:
- the KLHL11 gene encoding kelch-like protein 11, which translates to MSDKMAAAAACPQPQPGPSPGPGPGPGPGPGPPAAEAERGAPRGSAADGEAEAEEFGCPAHCSDLAWRQNEQRRHGLYCDITLAFGGAGMAREYRAHRSVLAAATEYFTPLLSGGFAESRSGRVELEKWSSEGGPDPDTVEAVIGFMYTGTIRVSPGNVHEVLEMADRFLLTRLKDFCGEFLKKKLNLSNCVAVHSLAHMYSLNQLALKAQDMIRRNFHKVIQDEEFYTLPFHLVRDWLSDSEITVDSEEILFETVLKWVQKNPEERERYFEDLFKLLRLSQMKPTYLTRHVKSERLVSSSEACVKLVSEAVESHALRSENLQSGNLQHSACPAALLPRFGQNMDVIMVIGGVSEGGDYLSECVGYFIDEDRWVNLPHIHNHLDGHAVAVTESYVYVAGSMEPGFAKTVERYNPNRNIWEQVSNLITRKHSFGLTEVKGNLYSIGGHGNFSPGFKDVAIYNPEQDKWLNLESAPKILRDVKAVSVEDRYVYVAARTPVDSDSEDGLRAVIIRYDAETRQWQDVESLPLIDNYCSFQMSVASTNFYHTASCCPKSYPIDNEEAKGKISSRASDEILESLPPEVLSIEGAAICYYKDDVFIIGGWKNSDDIDKQYRKEAYRYCAERKRWMLLPPMPQPRCRATACHVRIPFRCLQGTQRYPMPQNLMWQKDRIRQMQERQMQEIHRYSLSLRRMPRSQIEC; encoded by the exons aTGTCGGATAAGatggcggcggccgcggccTGTCCGCAGCCCCAGCCCGGTCCCAGCCCCGGCCCTGGCCCCGGTCCTGGTCCCGGTCCTGGCCCGCCGGCGGCCGAGGCGGAGCGCGGAGCCCCGCGCGGCAGCGCGGCGGACGGGGAGGCTGAGGCGGAGGAGTTCGGGTGCCCGGCGCACTGCTCCGACCTGGCCTGGCGGCAGAACGAGCAGCGCCGCCACGGCCTGTACTGCGACATCACGCTGGCTTTCGGCGGCGCGGGCATGGCCCGCGAGTACCGGGCGCACCGGTCCGTCCTGGCCGCCGCCACCGAATACTTCACGCCACTGCTGTCAGGGGGGTTCGCGGAGTCGCGCTCGGGTCGCGTGGAACTGGAGAAGTGGAGTTCGGAGGGCGGCCCCGACCCCGACACGGTGGAGGCCGTTATCGGTTTCATGTACACCGGTACCATCCGCGTGAGCCCCGGCAACGTCCATGAGGTGCTGGAGATGGCGGACAG GTTTCTGCTGACCCGGTTGAAGGACTTCTGTGGAGAGTTTCTGAAGAAGAAGCTGAACCTTTCCAACTGTGTGGCGGTTCACAGCTTGGCCCACATGTATTCCCTGAATCAGCTGGCCCTCAAAGCGCAGGATATGATCAGGAGAAACTTCCACAAAGTCATCCAAGATGAGGAGTTCTACACTTTGCCGTTTCACCTTGTCCGGGACTGGCTCTCAGACTCGGAGATCACGGTGGACTCTGAAGAAATCCTCTTTGAGACTGTTTTGAAGTGGGTTCAGAAAAACCCTGAGGAAAGAGAGAGGTACTTTGAAGATCTCTTTAAGCTGCTGAGGTTGTCTCAGATGAAGCCCACGTACCTGACTCGCCACGTGAAATCCGAGCGGCTGGTGTCAAGCAGCGAGGCCTGTGTGAAGCTGGTGTCCGAGGCCGTGGAGAGCCACGCCCTGCGCTCTGAGAACCTGCAGTCCGGGAACCTGCAGCACTCCGCCTGCCCCGCCGCGCTGCTGCCGCGCTTTGGCCAGAACATGGACGTCATCATGGTCATCGGCGGCGTGTCCGAGGGTGGCGACTACCTGAGCGAGTGCGTGGGCTACTTCATCGACGAGGACAGGTGGGTCAACCTGCCTCACATCCACAACCACCTGGATGGGCATGCTGTGGCCGTGACAGAGTCCTACGTGTATGTGGCTGGCTCCATGGAACCGGGCTTTGCCAAGACTGTGGAAAGGTACAatccaaacagaaatatttgggaGCAGGTTTCAAACCTCATCACCCGGAAGCATTCCTTTGGCCTTACTGAAGTGAAAGGCAACTTGTACAGTATTGGTGGACACGGCAATTTCAGTCCAGGCTTTAAAGATGTGGCCATTTATAATCCTGAGCAGGACAAGTGGCTGAACCTGGAGTCGGCGCCAAAGATCCTGCGGGATGTCAAAGCTGTCTCCGTGGAGGACCGGTACGTGTACGTGGCCGCCCGCACCCCGGTTGACAGTGACAGCGAGGACGGGCTCAGGGCTGTTATCATCAGATATGATGCTGAAACCAGGCAGTGGCAGGACGTGGAGTCCCTGCCCCTCATCGACAACTACTGCTCCTTCCAGATGTCTGTTGCCAGCACCAACTTCTACCACACGGCATCGTGCTGCCCCAAGAGTTACCCCATAGACAACGAGGAGGCCAAGGGAAAGATCTCCAGCAGGGCCTCGGATGAAATCCTGGAATCTTTGCCCCCCGAGGTCCTGAGCATTGAAGGAGCAGCTATTTGTTACTACAAAGATGACGTGTTTATCATTGGGGGGTGGAAGAACAGCGATGACATTGACAAGCAGTACAGGAAGGAGGCCTATCGCTACTGTGCCGAGCGGAAGCGCTGGATGCTCCTGCCCCCAATGCCACAGCCCCGCTGCAGAGCCACTGCCTGCCATGTGAGAATCCCCTTCAGGTGCCTGCAGGGAACACAGAGGTACCCCATGCCACAAAATCTCATGTGGCAAAAAGATAGAATAAGGCAGATGCAGGAAAGGCAGATGCAGGAGATCCACCGATACTCCCTGAGCTTACGGAGGATGCCGCGCTCCCAGATCGAGTGCTAG